The genomic stretch GGAAAAGGCCCTATCTTTGGACCGGCGATGGTGCGCGCTTACCAAATCGAGAGCGAGGAAGCCAGGTATCCGCGGATTGTCATTGACGAAGCCGCATACAGGCTCTTCCTCGCGGACAGTCGCCTACATAATGAAAATCACGACCCTGAGGAGGAAGCGGGTTATGTCAACGGACTTCTTCGAGTTGGCGAGGACGGAACGCGGTACATAGACTATTTGACTGCGGGCGAGGGAGAATTCGACGACTTCGCGAATTACCTTCAATTCATGGAAAGGCACGCTGACTTGCTGCGCCGGAACTTAGGCACAACCCATCGACCGAACGTCCATCGTAAATACGTGTGGTTGGCCCGTTATCACAATGACGTTCTGGAAAAGATGAGAGTCGAGTTTGAAAACGGCCAGCGTTCGCTGCAGTCGTTCCAAGCGATCTACAGTCGGGACGCTTTGGCTTGCCTCGATGCGTTAGTTGTAGAGCTAAGCTGATTGGCATCTGGCCGCTGGCGTCGGGCGACAACGTGCTGGGCGTGGACATATCCGACCGTTGATCAGCAGAGCGCGCGCCAGCGCCGCAGGATACGTCATCCCGTTCCAGGTGGCGGACGCCAGCAGCGCCGATCTGCCCTAGGGCGCGTTCGACTTCCTGTTCTCACGTTTCGGATTGATGTTCTTCGACGATTCCACAGGGGCGGCATTCGCGCATATGCGCCGTGCGCTCCGGCCGAGTGGCGGGTCGCCGCCATCGAGGCCATCGTTGAGACCGCAGGTCTGCTTGTCCTCGTGCGGCCGTAACGGTCGCGCCTCTACATGTGGCATCCAATAAACTCTAAGGAGGGGAGGGTAGGCTGGCGCCGGAAAAACTAGCGCCCGTGTCCCTGGTTGAAGCAATCCGCCGTAGCTGCGGACCGATGGCGAATTCCGCCGCCTAGCGCTCCAGATCCTCAACAGCCAAGTGTGGAAATCTATGCGATCGGACAGCGCGAAACACCGAGCCGTCGCTCGCCCGATGAATTGCGCCGTCACCGGCGAATGAGGCCAAAGCGGTGGGCTTCGTCTAGCAGGTCTCGAACGGATGAGGGCTGCCATTTCTTGCCGCCGCGCGCAGGCCGTTCTCCCATCTGGTCCAGTTGCGCGCCAATGTCGCGAAGCGACAGATCGGGATCGGCAATAGAGATAGCCGCCACCAACTTCATGAGGTGGTCCTCGGGGGCGCGACGAGGGGAGCGGACCAGCAGTTCTTTCTCCGCAAGCTTTTCGCGAACCAGGCGATGAACGGCGCGACGAAGGCGCTCGACGGACCAGTCGTGACCGCGACGATTGAGTACCCGTACGACATTGTCCCAGCTATGTTGCGGGCGCAGTTGTCGCACCACCGGCAGCCACGTCTGCGCCGACGCGATGAGCTTATCGAGATAAAGTTTCTCGCGCGCTCGCGAAACTGCCCGGATCGCCTCCGGACGCCGTTCTCGCAGGCCCGGGTTGCCAGGAATTTTGCCGCGCGCCTTCGCCGCCTTGATCCCGGC from Rhizobium tropici CIAT 899 encodes the following:
- a CDS encoding recombinase family protein is translated as MVKRQTVNIHQPPKRLIGYARVSTDDQIHDAQIDELRAAGCDRIYQEHGSGASRARPVLTRMLGELTAGDVLVVVRLDRLARSVSHLLSVIEDLEERGVHFRSIRDPIDTSTPQGMFSLQVLGAVAQLERALIAERTKAGIKAAKARGKIPGNPGLRERRPEAIRAVSRAREKLYLDKLIASAQTWLPVVRQLRPQHSWDNVVRVLNRRGHDWSVERLRRAVHRLVREKLAEKELLVRSPRRAPEDHLMKLVAAISIADPDLSLRDIGAQLDQMGERPARGGKKWQPSSVRDLLDEAHRFGLIRR